The Silene latifolia isolate original U9 population unplaced genomic scaffold, ASM4854445v1 chrun_scaffold_16, whole genome shotgun sequence genome includes a region encoding these proteins:
- the LOC141637281 gene encoding uncharacterized protein LOC141637281 — MSSSNPHHQPHYTTNNNSNKSPTRSTLTGFAPPPSPIPTGKGTRSGAMNERKLNDYFYENLQIPYLRMPDYSRVRVPAQIDYRLLASRVGNSIERLVRSAQEFGVVRIGGHGICREEVRSVRAEVELFFRKLDERKGRFRRSFVDRVGNREEFVWFRSDKAMLLWAREVMGSDRYRDFSRKMESVVRKLDRIAEELAEVFSKFSAHRFEKKIEERESIISLYRYNDTHPSLLVSNEDIHESYDHALSLHLAMEQGEFYVQTEKGPLSFTTDPDTIIVTVGDQLMDWSAGDFKAVSGELIFDPNLHGTEASYSLEIKCSPLNLNLGYTKKVTRTISLFDQILIIVIFSFLYKILVFTLSRSSSGTHWWYSLR; from the exons ATGTCGTCGTCAAACCCACATCATCAACCTCATTACACCaccaataataatagtaataaatcTCCTACCCGATCAACGTTAACCGGATTCGCCCCACCACCATCCCCGATCCCTACCGGGAAAGGAACCCGGTCTGGCGCCATGAACGAGCGAAAACTCAATGACTACTTTTACGAAAATTTACAAATACCCTACCTGAGGATGCCGGATTATAGCCGGGTCCGGGTGCCAGCCCAGATAGATTACCGGCTGTTGGCGTCACGCGTTGGGAATTCAATTGAGAGGTTGGTACGGTCTGCCCAGGAGTTTGGGGTGGTTCGGATCGGAGGGCATGGAATTTGTCGGGAGGAGGTTCGATCGGTTCGGGCTgaggttgagttgttttttagaAAATTGGATGAGAGGAAGGGTAGATTTAGGAGGAGTTTTGTTGATAGGGTTGGTAATAGGGAGGAGTTTGTTTGGTTTAGGTCTGATAAGGCTATGTTGCTTTGGGCTAGGGAGGTTATGGGTTCAGATCGCTATCGTGACTTTAG CCGGAAGATGGAAAGTGTAGTGAGGAAACTCGATAGAATCGCAGAAGAATTAGCAGAAGTTTTCTCCAAATTTTCAGCCCACCGCTTCGAGAAGAAGATTGAAGAGAGAGAATCGATTATCAGCCTATACAGATACAATGATACACATCCTAGCTTACTCGTGTCTAACGAAGACATTCATGAGTCGTATGACCATGCATTGAGCCTCCACCTGGCCATGGAGCAGGGTGAGTTCTATGTCCAGACCGAGAAAGGCCCGCTGTCTTTCACCACAGACCCTGACACTATTATCGTcaccgttggggatcaactaatG GATTGGAGTGCAGGAGATTTCAAAGCTGTTTCTGGTGAATTGATCTTCGATCCAAACCTCCACGGGACAGAAGCATCATACTCCTTAGAGATCAAATGTTCACCCTTAAATCTGAACTTGGGTTATACCAAAAAAGTTACAAGGACCATATCTTTATTTGATCAAATACTGATTATAGTAATCTTTAGCTTCCTGTACAAAATTCTTGTGTTTACGTTGTCTAGATCGTCATCAGGAACACATTGGTGGTACTCCCTACGTTAA